A window of the Virgibacillus pantothenticus genome harbors these coding sequences:
- a CDS encoding ribonuclease HII, producing the protein MHKESISELNRLFQAGQFNEELLASLRSDERKGVQQLIAKYEKQQLKLQAFQQRHAEMTIYEQSYYKQGMTYIAGVDEAGRGPLAGPVVAAAVILPSDFLLLGLDDSKRLTEAKRNDFFHYIKEHAISYGISIVESEMIDQMNILEATKYAMQEAIGKLEPVPEHVLIDAVELEQLALSTEAITKGDAKSISIAAASVLAKVTRDQYMKQLHRQYPMYEFASNMGYGTEQHFKKLQEYGVCPQHRRSFAPIKQMIY; encoded by the coding sequence ATGCACAAGGAGTCTATAAGTGAACTAAACAGATTGTTTCAGGCGGGTCAATTTAATGAAGAGCTGCTCGCAAGTTTACGATCCGATGAACGAAAAGGGGTCCAGCAATTAATAGCAAAATATGAAAAACAGCAGTTGAAATTACAAGCATTCCAGCAACGTCACGCTGAGATGACAATCTACGAACAATCCTACTATAAACAAGGAATGACATATATCGCTGGTGTTGACGAAGCAGGAAGAGGGCCCCTTGCTGGTCCTGTTGTAGCAGCAGCAGTTATTTTACCTTCTGACTTTCTATTGCTAGGGTTAGATGATTCTAAACGATTAACGGAAGCCAAACGAAATGATTTTTTTCATTACATAAAAGAACACGCTATAAGTTATGGGATTTCAATTGTTGAAAGTGAAATGATAGATCAAATGAATATATTGGAAGCTACAAAATATGCAATGCAAGAAGCAATTGGTAAATTAGAACCTGTTCCAGAACACGTATTGATTGATGCGGTCGAATTGGAACAACTAGCATTATCAACGGAAGCAATTACGAAAGGAGATGCAAAAAGCATTTCCATTGCAGCGGCAAGTGTATTAGCAAAAGTGACGAGAGATCAATATATGAAACAATTACATAGGCAATATCCAATGTATGAATTTGCTTCCAATATGGGATATGGTACAGAACAGCATTTTAAAAAATTGCAGGAATACGGTGTTTGCCCACAGCATCGCCGTTCATTCGCACCAATTAAACAAATGATTTACTAA